Within Elizabethkingia sp. JS20170427COW, the genomic segment CTAAATAAGAAGCGATTTTATCCCAATTAAAACTGATGATGCTACTTCTGTAATCATCATAATACCTGTCTTGTGAAAAACCTAGAGTGGAAATTCCCAACATAAGGCCTATAATCATCTTTTTCATAAGTTTAATTTTGTTGAACTAGTACTTTCCAAAAGCATACCATAATTTATAATGAATAAAAAAAACCTTTCGATTATTTCCGAAAGGTTTTGAAAATGAGGTGATTATTTTATTAACTAATACTATAGGTAGTACCCTCTCTACCATCTTTTAGCTCGATACCTTTTTCTAAAAGTCGATCTCTAATTTGGTCGGAAAGTTCCCAGTTTTTAGATTTTCTAGCTTGGTTTCTCAACTCTATTAATAGTTGTATGGCTTCATCTAGCTTTTCGTGGTTGCTTTCTTCAATATTCTGTAACCCCAAAACATCAAATACCAAAGCGTTTAATTTTTCTTTTAGGAAATTAAGATCATCGGAAGTAATAGTTTCCTTGTTTTCGTTTAATAAGAAAATCCATTTAACAGCCTCAAAAAGATGAGCGATAAGGATAGGGCTATTAAAGTCATCTGTGAGGGCAGCAATTACTTTATCATACCAACCTTTAATATCGATACTAGAGGTATTGGAAACCGAGATATTATCCAAAAGTTTTACTGATTCCATTAGGCGGGTAAATCCTTTTTCACTCGCTAACATGGCTTCGTTAGAAATGTCTAAAACGCTTCTATAATGCGCTTGAAGGAAGCAGAATCTCAATACACTAGGATGGAAGGCTTTCTCAAAGAAATCATTTTTCCCGGTGATTAATTGCATAGGAAGGATGTAATTTCCGGTAGATTTACTCATCCTTTGCCCGTTCATCGTTAGCATGTTAGCATGCATCCAGTAGTTGACAGGGCTTTGCTCATTGCAGGCTTTCCCTTGGGCTATTTCGCACTCATGGTGAGGAAATTTTAAGTCGAGCCCGCCTCCGTGGATGTCAAATTGATCGCCCAAATATTTTGTACTCATAGCAGTACACTCCAAATGCCATCCTGGGAAACCATCCCCCCAAGGAGAAGGCCATCTCATAATATGTTGAGGAGTGGCTTTTTTCCATAAGGCAAAATCCTGAGGGTTTTTCTTTTCATCTTGCCCATCTAGATCTCTGGTGTTCGCAAAAAGCTCTTCGATGTTTCTACGACTTAGCTCACCGTAGTTAAGACCTCTTTTGTTGTATTCTAAAACATCAAAATATACAGAGCCATTACTTTCGTAAGCAAAACCTTTGTCGATAAGTTTTCGGGTAAGCTCTATTTGCTCAATGATGTGTCCCGTAGCAGTAGGCTCTATCGTAGGAGGAAGTAGGTTGAATTTCTTCAGAACTTCATGGAAATCTACAGTGTATTTTTGTACAATTTCCATAGGCTCTAGTTTCTCTAATCTAGATTGTTTTACAAATCTGTCATTTTCTACATTGCCATCATCAGTGAGGTGTCCTGCATCGGTAATATTGCGGACATATCTTACTTTATAACCTAAAAAGGTTAGCGAGCGATAGATGAAATCAAAGGAAAGGAAAGTTCTTACATTTCCTAAATGTACATTACTATATACAGTAGGTCCGCATACATACATTCCTACATTTCCTTCTAATATAGGGCGGAAGATTTCTTTTTCTCCACTTAAGGAGTTGTATATTTTGAGTTGCATAAATTTTAAATAATAATTAAACGAATGGTAATATGATTGTTCATGCTAGGAAACAGCAATCCACCATAGTCGTGAAAAGGGTATATTCTCTTTTTTTGAATTTAAGCATCCTTATATAATATGATGGGAAAGCTTTAGTCTATTTTCGCATGGCTTCCTACATAGTGTAGAAACTCTTGTCTTGTAATAGGGTTTGTTCTAAATAAACCACTTAACTCAGCAGTAATGGTAGAACTTGCTGTATCTTTAATACCACGGCAGTTAACACATAAGTGGCGAGCATCGATAATACAAGCCACATCTTTAGTTCCTAAAGCTTCTTTCATTGCTTCAACAATCTGCATGGTTAAACGCTCTTGTACCTGAGGACGTTTAGCATAATAGTCTACAATTCGGTTGATTTTTGATAAACCGATGACTTGCCCATTAGAGATGTACGCAACATGAGCTTTTCCAATAATAGGAAGAAAATGGTGCTCGCAAAAAGAATATACTGTAATATCCTTTTCTACCAACATCTGGCGATACTTATATTGATTTTTAAAAGTAGAAATGCCAGGTTTATTTTCAGGTAAAAGTCCGCCGAAGATTTCGTTTACATACATTTTAGCGACTCTTTTGGGAGAATCTTTTAAACTGTCATCAGTAAGATCTAATCCTAAAGTATCCATGATTTCTTTAAAAAGACCTTCAATTTTTTCTACCTTTTGAGTAGGAGTGAGGGAAAATGCGTCTTTTTTAAGAGGAGTTTGTTGATTCCCATCATAGATATCATCGTCGTTATCAAAAAAATCGTTCATTATTTTTATTTTGAAACAAAAATACAGAATATAATTATTATAGCATAAAAGTGGCTGAAATTTAAATGGTTCTCACTTGAGAATGAGCTAGTTTTTGTGTTTTACAGAATATTAATCACGAAAATTATATAGTATATGATTTGAAATTTTATATATTTGCACTTGGATTAACAATTTTTAAAATACATTTACTATGTCAGACATCGCATCAAGAGTGAAAGCTATCATCGCTGATAAGCTAGACGTGGAAGAAACAGAAGTAACTCCAGAAGCAAGCTTCACTAACGATTTAGGAGCAGATTCATTGGATACAGTTGAGCTTATTATGGAATTCGAAAAAGAATTTAACATTCAGATTCCTGATGATCAAGCTGAAAAAATTACTACAGTTGGACACGCTATCGCTTACATTGAAGAGGTAGGAAACAAATAATTGTAGAAACTTAACTTTTAAAAGAAATTTATGGAATTAAAGAGAGTAGTAGTAACAGGCTTTGGAGCCCTAACTCCGATCGGAAACAATGCAAAAGAATACTGGGATAATCTTGTAAAAGGAACTAGCGGAGCCGCACCCATTACTCTTTTTGATTCCACTAATTTCAAAACAAAATTTGCCTGTGAAGTAAAGAATTTTGATCCACTTAACTATTTCGACAAGAAAGAAGCTAAGAAAATGGATAGAAATTCTCAATTCGGACAAGTAGTAGCAAGAGAAGCTATTGCCCATAGCCGAATTATCGAAGATCAGGTAGATAAAAATAGAGTAGGAGTAATTTGGGGATCCGGAATTGGAGGCCTTGAAACTTTTGAAACTGAGGTTTTAGGTTTTGCAGCATCCAATGGAGTTCCTAGATTTAACCCATTCTTTATTCCTAAGATGATTGCTGATATTACCCCAGGTAATATCTCAATAGAGTTTGGTTTCCATGGGCCTAACTATACTACAGTGTCCGCATGTGCTTCTTCAGCCAATGCAATTATCGATGCTAAAATGCTTATTCAATTAGGCAAAGCAGATGTTATTGTATGTGGAGGTTCGGAAGCTGCTGTTACTTCTAGTGGAGTAGGTGGTTTCAACGCTCTTCATGCTCTTTCTACTAGAAATGATGATCCTACTACGGCCTCAAGACCATTTGATAAAGATAGAGATGGTTTTGTATTGGGTGAAGGTGCAGGATGTATTGTTCTTGAAGAGTATGAACACGCTGTAAAACGTGGAGCAACTATTTATGCAGAATTATTAGGAGGAGGACTTAGTGCTGATGCTCACCACATGACCGCTCCACACCCTGAAGGCTTAGGAGCTTACTTGGTAATGAGCAACTGTTTGAAAGATGCAGGTGTAACTGCTGATGAAGTAGACCATATCAATATGCATGGTACCTCTACTCCATTAGGAGACATTGCAGAATCTCAAGCGATTGCTAGATTGCTAGGAGAGCATGCTTATGATATCCAAATCAATTCTACCAAATCAATGACAGGCCACTTATTAGGAGCGGCAGGTGTTATTGAAT encodes:
- the cysS gene encoding cysteine--tRNA ligase, with protein sequence MQLKIYNSLSGEKEIFRPILEGNVGMYVCGPTVYSNVHLGNVRTFLSFDFIYRSLTFLGYKVRYVRNITDAGHLTDDGNVENDRFVKQSRLEKLEPMEIVQKYTVDFHEVLKKFNLLPPTIEPTATGHIIEQIELTRKLIDKGFAYESNGSVYFDVLEYNKRGLNYGELSRRNIEELFANTRDLDGQDEKKNPQDFALWKKATPQHIMRWPSPWGDGFPGWHLECTAMSTKYLGDQFDIHGGGLDLKFPHHECEIAQGKACNEQSPVNYWMHANMLTMNGQRMSKSTGNYILPMQLITGKNDFFEKAFHPSVLRFCFLQAHYRSVLDISNEAMLASEKGFTRLMESVKLLDNISVSNTSSIDIKGWYDKVIAALTDDFNSPILIAHLFEAVKWIFLLNENKETITSDDLNFLKEKLNALVFDVLGLQNIEESNHEKLDEAIQLLIELRNQARKSKNWELSDQIRDRLLEKGIELKDGREGTTYSIS
- the folE gene encoding GTP cyclohydrolase I FolE is translated as MNDFFDNDDDIYDGNQQTPLKKDAFSLTPTQKVEKIEGLFKEIMDTLGLDLTDDSLKDSPKRVAKMYVNEIFGGLLPENKPGISTFKNQYKYRQMLVEKDITVYSFCEHHFLPIIGKAHVAYISNGQVIGLSKINRIVDYYAKRPQVQERLTMQIVEAMKEALGTKDVACIIDARHLCVNCRGIKDTASSTITAELSGLFRTNPITRQEFLHYVGSHAKID
- a CDS encoding acyl carrier protein is translated as MSDIASRVKAIIADKLDVEETEVTPEASFTNDLGADSLDTVELIMEFEKEFNIQIPDDQAEKITTVGHAIAYIEEVGNK
- the fabF gene encoding beta-ketoacyl-ACP synthase II → MELKRVVVTGFGALTPIGNNAKEYWDNLVKGTSGAAPITLFDSTNFKTKFACEVKNFDPLNYFDKKEAKKMDRNSQFGQVVAREAIAHSRIIEDQVDKNRVGVIWGSGIGGLETFETEVLGFAASNGVPRFNPFFIPKMIADITPGNISIEFGFHGPNYTTVSACASSANAIIDAKMLIQLGKADVIVCGGSEAAVTSSGVGGFNALHALSTRNDDPTTASRPFDKDRDGFVLGEGAGCIVLEEYEHAVKRGATIYAELLGGGLSADAHHMTAPHPEGLGAYLVMSNCLKDAGVTADEVDHINMHGTSTPLGDIAESQAIARLLGEHAYDIQINSTKSMTGHLLGAAGVIESIAALGTIINGVVPPTINHFTDDENIDSRLNFTFNTAVEKDVKIAMSNTFGFGGHNACVLFKKI